One window of the Triticum dicoccoides isolate Atlit2015 ecotype Zavitan chromosome 3B, WEW_v2.0, whole genome shotgun sequence genome contains the following:
- the LOC119276966 gene encoding putative disease resistance protein RGA3, whose product MEMFLPAILSDLLGRSVSFLVQRYLQQGSAEESVQQLHLALLRASVTVEEAEGRRITNQAMLRQLDVLREAMYGGHYMLDALTCGRGHAVADDAPAPCRLSSVLSRLNPAKRLCFGAADSAAEVRRVVDRLGCMIADMKEFVVFLKGYPRVCRQPYSAHLLLERSMFGRQKEMEQIIGFLLREGVAEGGVGVLPVVGPARVGKSTLVEHVCHDDRVRSHFSSILLMSGDDLEDEKLSDPGDHGLIKHHGRASHPHKASLVIVELGEDEVPDEGRWRRLRSSAFCKGGRSRIIVTSRSEAAQRLGTERALRLKVLSPEAYWHYFKTLAFGGANPEDHPRLVAIAMDICAEEKGSFIGGNIACSLLRANLDAGFWRSILRNMREYTEKHRHLFGKHPHDLLRKNRYVYLWRLARTSKVFVSYGCYQARPAQTDVPRVTLQEVLSGRPAPSGRFEALAWRSQIPPCYTYLMSCSVQTPVVPHVLARKKSSRLV is encoded by the coding sequence ATGGAGATGTTCCTGCCTGCGATCCTGAGCGACCTGCTCGGCAGGTCCGTGTCGTTCCTGGTCCAGAGGTACCTGCAGCAGGGCAGCGCGGAGGAGAGCGTCCAGCAGCTGCACCTCGCGCTGCTGCGCGCCAGCGTCACCGTCGAGGAGGCCGAGGGGCGGCGCATCACCAACCAGGCCATGCTTCGGCAGCTCGACGTGCTCAGAGAGGCCATGTACGGCGGCCACTACATGCTCGACGCCCTCACGTGCGGCCGCGGCCACGCCGTTGCCGACGACGCGCCGGCTCCGTGCCGCCTCTCGTCCGTGTTGTCCAGGCTCAACCCCGCCAAGCGCCTCTGCTTCGGTGCCGCGGACAGCGCCGCGGAGGTGCGGCGCGTGGTCGACAGGCTCGGCTGCATGATCGCCGACATGAAGGAGTTCGTCGTCTTCCTCAAGGGCTATCCCCGCGTCTGCCGCCAGCCCTACAGCGCGCACCTGCTACTGGAGAGGTCCATGTTCGGCCGGCAGAAGGAAATGGAGCAGATCATCGGCTTTCTGCTGCGAGAAGGAGTAGCGGAGGGTGGAGTCGGCGTGCTCCCCGTCGTCGGTCCGGCCAGGGTCGGGAAGAGCACTCTCGTCGAGCATGTCTGCCATGACGACAGGGTGCGCAGCCACTTCTCTTCGATCCTCCTCATGAGCGGCGACGACCTGGAGGACGAGAAGCTGAGCGACCCAGGAGACCATGGCCTGATTAAGCACCACGGCCGTGCCTCGCACCCGCACAAAGCCTCGCTCGTGATCGTCGAGCTGGGCGAAGACGAGGTTCCAGACGAGGGGAGGTGGAGGAGGCTCCGCTCCTCGGCATTCTGCAAGGGGGGCAGAAGCAGGATCATAGTGACGAGCAGGTCGGAAGCGGCCCAGAGGCTGGGCACAGAGCGCGCGCTCAGGCTCAAGGTCCTCAGCCCAGAGGCCTACTGGCACTACTTCAAGACGTTGGCCTTCGGCGGCGCGAACCCGGAGGACCACCCGAGGCTGGTCGCCATCGCCATGGACATATGCGCGGAGGAGAAAGGGTCGTTCATCGGCGGCAACATCGCGTGCAGCCTGCTGAGGGCCAACCTGGACGCCGGGTTCTGGCGCAGCATCCTCCGGAACATGAGGGAGTACACGGAGAAGCACCGCCACCTGTTCGGCAAGCACCCGCACGACCTCCTGAGGAAGAACCGGTACGTCTACCTGTGGAGGCTGGCGCGGACGTCCAAGGTCTTCGTCTCCTACGGCTGCTACCAGGCGCGCCCGGCGCAGACGGACGTGCCCAGGGTGACGCTGCAGGAGGTTCTGTCCGGGCGGCCGGCGCCCAGCGGGAGGTTCGAGGCCCTGGCGTGGAGGTCCCAGATACCCCCTTGCTACACCTACCTGATGAGCTGCTCCGTGCAGACGCCCGTCGTGCCTCATGTGCTGGCCAGGAAGAAAAGCTCCCGGCTGGTCTGA
- the LOC119281513 gene encoding uncharacterized protein LOC119281513 isoform X2, whose product MDMIVPAVIGDIVNRAVSFAIKKCLQLPDVDKNLERLNQLLLRAHTITEEAEGRLINNREMLQQLGILIEGMHRGHYMLDNFKCRDLQEGRGDEHEVSHFSGLSMFSAAKCLRSSNNYRKAVPFGSNNIEDLQEALGLDCACVKKLTGRFSGCLHLEAQILMSNQDLHGNFVAQFWCSARGYRMAYTHRQLLLFDYYSMALSSQNQLLQEQDHCCQDSCQDALKGEGGEPEHTVDGQEEEQSKSCI is encoded by the exons ATGGATATGATTGTCCCTGCAGTCATAGGTGATATTGTCAACAGAGCTGTATCCTTTGCCATCAAGAAATGCTTGCAGCTTCCAGACGTCGACAAGAATCTGGAGCGGCTAAATCAGTTGCTTCTAAGAGCCCATACCATCACTGAGGAGGCCGAGGGAAGGCTTATCAACAATCGAGAGATGCTCCAGCAGCTGGGGATATTGATAGAAGGGATGCACAGAGGCCACTATATGCTTGATAACTTCAAATGTCGAGACCTTCAAGAAGGGAGAGGGGACGAGCATGAGGTGAGTCACTTCTCTGGATTATCTATGTTCAGTGCAGCAAAGTGTCTTCGTTCGTCCAATAACTACAGAAAAGCAGTGCCCTTTGGTAGTAACAACATAGAAGACCTACAAG AAGCTCTTGGGTTAGATTGTGCTTGCGTCAAGAAGCTTACTGGCAGATTTTCAGGATGTTTGCATCTAGAAGCACAAATCCTGATGAGCAACCAAGATTTGCATG GCAATTTCGTTGCTCAATTCTGGTGCTCGGCTCGTGGATATCGGATGGCATACACACACAGGCAGCTCCTTCTGTTTG ATTACTACTCCATGGCGCTTTCCAGCCAGAACCAACTCCTCCAAGAGCAAGATCACTGTTGTCAGGATTCATGTCAGGATGCTCTGAAAGGCGAGGGTGGAGAACCAGAACACACCGTGGACGGGCAGGAAGAAGAGCAGTCTAAAAG CTGCATTTGA
- the LOC119281513 gene encoding uncharacterized protein LOC119281513 isoform X1 → MDMIVPAVIGDIVNRAVSFAIKKCLQLPDVDKNLERLNQLLLRAHTITEEAEGRLINNREMLQQLGILIEGMHRGHYMLDNFKCRDLQEGRGDEHEVSHFSGLSMFSAAKCLRSSNNYRKAVPFGSNNIEDLQEALGLDCACVKKLTGRFSGCLHLEAQILMSNQDLHGNFVAQFWCSARGYRMAYTHRQLLLFDYYSMALSSQNQLLQEQDHCCQDSCQDALKGEGGEPEHTVDGQEEEQSKRDAANLHPSSYAPT, encoded by the exons ATGGATATGATTGTCCCTGCAGTCATAGGTGATATTGTCAACAGAGCTGTATCCTTTGCCATCAAGAAATGCTTGCAGCTTCCAGACGTCGACAAGAATCTGGAGCGGCTAAATCAGTTGCTTCTAAGAGCCCATACCATCACTGAGGAGGCCGAGGGAAGGCTTATCAACAATCGAGAGATGCTCCAGCAGCTGGGGATATTGATAGAAGGGATGCACAGAGGCCACTATATGCTTGATAACTTCAAATGTCGAGACCTTCAAGAAGGGAGAGGGGACGAGCATGAGGTGAGTCACTTCTCTGGATTATCTATGTTCAGTGCAGCAAAGTGTCTTCGTTCGTCCAATAACTACAGAAAAGCAGTGCCCTTTGGTAGTAACAACATAGAAGACCTACAAG AAGCTCTTGGGTTAGATTGTGCTTGCGTCAAGAAGCTTACTGGCAGATTTTCAGGATGTTTGCATCTAGAAGCACAAATCCTGATGAGCAACCAAGATTTGCATG GCAATTTCGTTGCTCAATTCTGGTGCTCGGCTCGTGGATATCGGATGGCATACACACACAGGCAGCTCCTTCTGTTTG ATTACTACTCCATGGCGCTTTCCAGCCAGAACCAACTCCTCCAAGAGCAAGATCACTGTTGTCAGGATTCATGTCAGGATGCTCTGAAAGGCGAGGGTGGAGAACCAGAACACACCGTGGACGGGCAGGAAGAAGAGCAGTCTAAAAGGgacgcggctaatctgcacccgagctcatatgctcccacatga